The following proteins are encoded in a genomic region of Magnetococcales bacterium:
- a CDS encoding thrombospondin type 3 repeat-containing protein — MLRMDAVTDQTYALNEAVLLIDLDAADTALSELYISFFQAESTFGDEEHDLSSYWSDHEDGDGVSVSQDGIYWYQIVSASELATDSDGLTISVKLSTKLADIMALDPDFGFGDYLYIKFQQYDDYANTKDGRDWDNIAVGGDEDGDGTPDFNDPDFTGTGSGTGTDEETDTDEDGIADESDNCPLTANADQTDSDIGNFGDACDVDDTGLTGVTLRYNNSEDDILYLTQDFTAFSDTVLPGGDDGWVLYSTSTSDTSPPPS, encoded by the coding sequence ATGTTGCGCATGGATGCGGTCACCGACCAAACCTATGCCCTCAACGAAGCCGTGCTGCTGATCGACCTGGATGCTGCTGATACAGCACTGAGCGAGCTGTATATCTCCTTTTTCCAGGCGGAATCCACCTTTGGAGATGAAGAGCACGATCTCTCAAGCTATTGGTCTGATCATGAGGATGGAGATGGTGTCTCTGTCAGCCAGGATGGCATCTACTGGTATCAAATAGTCAGCGCCTCGGAGCTGGCGACAGATTCAGATGGCCTCACCATCAGCGTCAAGCTGAGCACCAAGCTTGCAGACATCATGGCGTTGGATCCGGATTTCGGCTTTGGCGACTATCTCTATATCAAGTTCCAACAATATGATGACTATGCCAACACCAAGGATGGTCGGGATTGGGACAACATTGCAGTCGGTGGCGACGAAGATGGAGATGGCACCCCTGATTTTAACGATCCCGACTTTACCGGCACCGGCAGTGGCACTGGCACCGACGAAGAGACCGATACCGATGAGGATGGCATAGCCGACGAATCCGACAACTGCCCCCTCACGGCCAATGCCGACCAAACAGATTCAGATATCGGAAATTTCGGTGACGCCTGCGATGTGGACGATACTGGTTTGACCGGAGTGACCCTCCGCTACAACAATAGTGAAGACGATATCCTCTACCTCACCCAGGATTTTACCGCCTTTTCCGATACGGTTCTGCCCGGTGGGGATGACGGCTGGGTTCTCTATTCCACCTCCACTTCGGATACCAGCCCCCCCCCGTCGTGA
- a CDS encoding AAA family ATPase, whose product MYLSHFGFEHYPFNNTPDIRLFDDVGGRAAILESLISGIFRGVGILKVVGEVGSGKTMLCRMLASKLPKTVDLVFLFQPRLTPENLIRSIAEDLKLKMPEDLDPWQCMNCIRDHLVVAHGKGKTVLVLVEEAQAMPLETLEQLRLLCNLETHRQKLLQVVLFGQPELEEVVGAHDMRQLWDRIGGHYYLAKPKAEDIERYLTTRATRAGYHRGTPLFTSAAAREIAKQAESSLRRVNLLAHEALLASYRNGKPQVTPDQVRQGIKNITNPIRNKRYFWPPPRWAYLSTVALLTLLVAAQVGQSYLSRKPVIPPSSQVQSIPEQSLKLEEVAALTQKSPGKVSEPPAQPVEETVVQSEAEAPQESPSAVMLLDPARVVQAVVPPPSQRRYLPRHKPTPKSAPAASSKAATHTKTTGKKKASKSSAQNIAAPAPAKPNQQMPISPSVLPISKEKPGKNTPSQAATGDQESALEEEAVFNTAEKVTSPFPVNSPRQPAKSGQATSLDKYPLVQQRLQTSQQWLSLTKNKGYSIQLMVVNHNYIEHINNVIHEADQEFGHNSTHLLPYRNDQFLVYLGWYPSEENAAEHLPIVEKQLGRSDAYVLSMAQVQQKLRKAGVNLQKELPPQNQHLSMVPPSPPFHAPLSTGTLADQNGLSQL is encoded by the coding sequence ATGTATCTGTCCCATTTTGGCTTTGAACATTATCCCTTCAACAACACCCCCGATATTCGGCTCTTTGACGATGTCGGAGGACGTGCCGCTATTTTGGAATCGCTGATTTCCGGTATTTTCCGGGGAGTTGGCATCCTCAAGGTGGTTGGCGAGGTGGGCAGTGGCAAGACCATGCTCTGCCGAATGCTTGCCAGCAAGCTACCCAAAACAGTGGACCTGGTCTTCCTGTTCCAACCCCGCCTCACCCCCGAAAACCTGATCCGCTCCATTGCCGAAGATCTAAAGCTGAAGATGCCGGAAGATCTGGACCCCTGGCAGTGTATGAACTGCATCCGGGATCATCTGGTCGTGGCTCACGGTAAGGGTAAAACCGTTCTGGTGCTGGTGGAAGAGGCCCAGGCCATGCCCCTGGAGACCCTGGAGCAGCTGCGTCTTTTATGTAACCTGGAAACCCACCGCCAAAAATTGCTGCAGGTGGTGCTCTTTGGCCAACCGGAGCTGGAAGAGGTAGTGGGGGCCCACGACATGCGCCAGCTCTGGGATCGGATCGGCGGTCACTACTATCTGGCCAAGCCTAAAGCCGAAGATATCGAACGCTATCTCACCACCCGCGCCACCCGGGCTGGCTATCATCGGGGTACGCCCCTGTTTACCTCTGCCGCCGCTCGGGAAATTGCCAAGCAGGCTGAAAGCTCCCTGCGCCGTGTCAACTTGCTGGCCCATGAGGCGCTCCTGGCGAGTTATCGGAATGGCAAGCCCCAGGTAACACCCGATCAAGTGCGTCAGGGTATTAAAAACATAACCAACCCCATCCGGAACAAACGTTATTTTTGGCCCCCGCCCCGCTGGGCTTATCTCTCTACCGTAGCACTCCTCACGCTGTTGGTTGCAGCTCAGGTGGGACAATCCTATCTCTCCAGAAAACCCGTGATTCCCCCCTCCTCCCAGGTTCAATCCATTCCCGAACAGAGCCTGAAACTGGAAGAGGTGGCCGCTCTTACCCAAAAAAGCCCGGGAAAAGTCTCGGAACCGCCAGCGCAACCTGTTGAAGAAACCGTCGTTCAGAGTGAGGCTGAAGCGCCCCAGGAAAGCCCATCTGCCGTCATGCTCCTGGATCCGGCCAGAGTGGTTCAGGCCGTCGTGCCCCCCCCTTCTCAACGCCGCTACCTGCCCCGACACAAGCCTACGCCAAAGTCGGCCCCAGCAGCCTCAAGCAAGGCCGCCACCCATACCAAAACGACCGGGAAAAAAAAGGCTTCCAAATCGTCTGCTCAAAATATAGCGGCCCCGGCACCTGCCAAACCAAACCAACAGATGCCGATTTCCCCCTCAGTGCTCCCCATTTCCAAAGAAAAACCGGGCAAGAACACCCCCTCGCAAGCCGCAACGGGTGATCAAGAAAGTGCCCTGGAAGAAGAGGCCGTTTTCAACACAGCTGAAAAGGTTACCTCTCCCTTCCCTGTAAATTCGCCCAGGCAACCCGCCAAGAGCGGACAAGCCACTTCCTTGGACAAATATCCACTCGTGCAACAACGCCTGCAAACTTCCCAACAATGGCTCTCTCTGACCAAAAATAAAGGGTATTCCATACAGTTAATGGTTGTTAATCATAATTATATAGAGCATATCAATAATGTGATTCACGAAGCAGATCAGGAATTTGGCCATAATTCGACGCATTTGTTGCCATACAGGAACGACCAGTTTTTAGTCTATCTCGGCTGGTACCCCAGTGAAGAAAATGCTGCAGAACATCTACCGATTGTCGAAAAACAGCTGGGCCGTTCCGATGCCTATGTTCTCTCCATGGCCCAGGTTCAACAAAAGTTGCGCAAAGCCGGAGTCAACCTGCAAAAGGAGCTTCCACCCCAAAATCAGCACCTCTCCATGGTCCCGCCATCCCCTCCTTTCCACGCCCCTCTCTCCACTGGGACGTTGGCTGATCAAAACGGCCTTTCCCAGCTCTGA